The DNA segment CGTATCTGATCGCTCGGGACACGATGCACCAGAACCAGTGGCACGCCGCGCTCGAAACGATGGACGACCACGTCCCGGTACCCAACAGCTTCCCCCAGGAAAAGGAAAACCAGGACCACAACTACGAGTTCATGTCCACGTACAGAGACGAGCAGCCGGATCCCGAAGAGCGCTGGACGCAGGGTGAATCCGTCGACGGCAACGGGGAATTCTCCTACGGCGAACAGCCCGGCGGCGGCGAACCCGACCTCGACGAAGTCATCGAGGCGATGCACAACGAGATCAACTGAGTCGATCCCCTCCGTTTATATCCGCCCGCCGAGACGCCCCCATATGGCAGACGTGACTATCGACATGGGCGACCGAGAGCTCGACGACGCTGCCGACGAGCTGACCGCCGCCCGCGACGACTTCGATGACGGAACGCTGTCGGTCGATCTCCATGACCTCGACGCGCCGACCGCGTTCGCCTTCTTCGAGGGCGCGCTCGACGCCGGCTACCGCGTCACGATCGCCGGGCTCGAATCGGAACCGACCGGCCACCAGACGATCGTCGAGATGCTTCAGGACGACGAGATCGTCCACATCGAGACGCTCTCCCTCGAACTCGGCGTCTGAGGAGTTACGTTCTCCCCGTCGGCTGACCGCCCGCGAACCGAACGTGCCGCAGTCCACCGAACACTACTGCGTCGGTTCGCTACTACTCGGTTTCCTCGGCATCCGTGTTCCAGACGGCCTGGTTCTGGAGTGCGGCGGCGGTGTTCTGGATCGACCGCATTGTGGCCGCGGTCGCCATCACCGAATCCATCACCGCCTGCTGACTCGCGCCGTCCGGGTAGAGCCGGTGTTCGAGCAGGATCGAGTGGACCGCAGGGAACTCACACGGGTCGCCCTCGGCGTCGAGAAATGTATAGAAGCCCGGTGCAGTCGCGAGGATGGGGCCCAGACGGTTAAGCAGTTCCTGGCGATCCTCGTCGTCCTCGACTAACGCCGCGACACGCTCGGTGTCGAACGTACACTCTCCGACCACCCGCAACGGGCCCCACGTCTCCTCCTTGATGACGTGAAGCGGTAGCCGGGAGAGCCGGAGTCGGAGGTTGAACGCCGCATTATCGGTGGTTTCGTGCTCGACCTCCTGAACGACCTTCTCGTCGAGCCACGCCTCCGTCTGTTCGCGACTCAGGTGATCGACCATTCACGATCGTGGGTTCGGATCGGATAAGAAGGTGCTGCCGTCGAGCGCCGTGTCGCCGGGGAGCGAGCGTTTACCCGTGACGGGGCGCGTAGGTGAGCCATGAACGCCACCGAGCGAAATCGATTGGAGGAGGAGGGGAGTCCGTATCTCCGCCAGCACGCCGACAACCCCGTCAACTGGCAGCCGTGGGACGACGACGCGCTGGCGGCAGCCCGCGAGCGCGACGTCCCGATCTTCCTCTCGATCGGCTACTCGGCGTGTCACTGGTGTCACGTCATGGAAGACGAGAGCTTCGAGGACGAGGCGGTAGCCGAGCGACTCAACGACGACTTCGTTCCGATCAAGGTCGATCGCGAGGAGCGGCCCGATCTCGACCGACTCTATCAGACGATCTGCGGGATGGTCTCGGGCCAGGGTGGGTGGCCGCTGTCGGTGTGGCTCACGCCCGACGGTCGACCGTTCTACGTCGGCACGTACTTCCCTCGCGACGCGAAGCGCGGCCAGCCCGGCTTCCTCGACCTGCTCGACTCGATCGCGGAGTCGTGGGAAGACGACCGCGAGGACGTCGAGGGTCGCGCCGACCAGTGGGCGGGTGCGATGGCCGGCGAGCTGGAGGCGACGCCCGAGCAGCCAGGCGACCCACCAGGCAGCGACCTGCTCGAAACCGCCGCCCAGCAGGCAGTCGAGAGCGCCGATCGCGAGTATGGGGGGTTCGGTCGCGGCCAGAAGTTCCCCCAGACGGGCCGGCTCCATCTCCTCATGCGAGCTGCCGAACGAACAGGGAGAGCGGTCTTCGACGAGGTCGCCCGCGAGACGCTCGACGCGATGGCCGATGGCGGGTTGCGAGATCACGTCGGCGGCGGCTTCCACCGGTACACCACCGACCGCGAGTGGACGGTGCCCCACTTCGAGAAGATGCTCTACGACAACGCCGAACTCGTCCGGGCGTACCTCGCGGGCTACCGCCGGACAGAGGCTGAACGCTACGCCGAGGTCGCCCGCGAGACCTTGGGATTCGTCGAACGCGAGCTCCACCACCCCGACGGGGGATTTTTCAGCACGCTCGACGCTCAGAGCGAGGACGAATCCGGCGAACACGAAGAGGGGGCGTTCTACGTCTGGACGCCCGACGAAGTTCACGACGCGGTCGACGACGAGTTCGCGGCCGACCTGTTCTGCGAGCGCTACGGCGTCACCGAGACGGGGAACTTCGAGGACGGAACGACGGTGTTGACACTCAGTGCCGACATCGAGGACTTAGCCGACGAGCACGACACCACTGCCGAGGAGATCGAGGCGGAACTCGAACGCGCCCGCGAGACGGTGTTCGCAGCACGAGCCGAGCGCGCACGTCCGGCACGCGACGAGAAAATTCTGGCGGGATGGAACGGCCTGATGATCTCGGCGTTCGCCGAGGCTGGGCTCACGCTCGACGCGCGCTTCGCCGACACCGCCGTTACGGCGCTCGACTTCATTCGCGAACACCTGTGGGACGACGAGGAAAAGCGCCTCCAGCGGCGGTACAAGGACGAGGACGTGAAGATCGACGGCTACCTCGAAGACTACGCGTTCCTCGCGCGCGGCGCGCTCAACTGCTACGAGGCGACCGGCGATGTCGACCACCTCGCGTTCGCGCTCGACCTCGCGCGCACGATCGAGACGGAGTTCTGGGACTCAGAGGAGGAGACGCTCTACTTCACCCCGCAGACGGGGGAGTCGCTCGTCGCGCGGCCTCAGGAGCTCGACGACCAGTCGACGCCCTCCAGCACCGGGGTGGCGGTCGACGTCCTGCTCGCGCTGGACCACTTCACTCCCGACGATCGTTTCGAGGGGATCGCCACAACGTCCCTCGAAACCCACGCCAAGACCGTCGAATCGAGTCCGCTCCGGCGCGCGTCGCTCGCGCTCGCGGCCGATCGTCACGCCGCCGGGTCGCTCGAATGGACGGTCGTGAGTGATGGGGTCCCCGACGCCTGGCGCGAGCGGATCGGTCGAAGCTACCTCCCGCGTCGACTCCTCGCGCGGCGACCACCTTCCGACAAGGAACTCGCCACGTGGTGCGACCGGCTCGGACTCGACGACCCGCCGGCGATCTGGGCCGATCGGGACCAGCGCGACGGCGAGCCCACGGCGTACGTCTGTCGGTCGTTCACCTGCTCGCCGCCGCAGACCGACATCGAGGACGCGCTGTCGTGGGTAGAACGGCTCGCGTCCGACACGGATGCGGACCCAGAATCGACTCCAGCGGACGACCGTTCGCGTTAGTTCGTCGGCTCGGGCGCGTCGAGCTGTTCGGCGAGGTGGACGATCGGCGGTTCGGGTTCGTCCTCCACGAACCGTGCGACCTCCTCGCCGTCGCGCTCGATGACGACCGTGGGGATGTATTCGATGTCGTATTCGGCGACCAGTTCGCCCTGCTTGTCCTGATCCAGTGCGTACTCCTCGATCCGGTTCTCGGGGACGCCAGCCTCGTCGAGCGCCGCCGCGAAATCCGGCAGGATGGCCCGGCAGTCCTTACACCAGTCGCCACCCCAGACCCGGACGGTGAGTTTGTCGGCGTGTTCGCCGACGGCGTCGATCGCGTCCTCGTAGCCCGCGGGGTTCCAGACCGGGTTCGGCGACATCGTTTCGAGACTCATGGCCGGTCTTCGTCACCGGCCGGCTTATATCGTTGGTTCGACTCATTGAGCAGCCAGGGAACGACTGCCATCCAGTAGCCACGCAACGGTTATCCTGTTTGCCGTCCTTTCTATTTCCATGAGTGATACCACATCTATCATTTCCAACAGGCCGTTCAGTATTATCGGAACGTTGGTAATACTCGTCGGACTGTTGGTGTTCGGCTACGGTCTCCTGCTCGTCCCGGTATCGGTACTCGGGGGTGGGC comes from the Halococcus saccharolyticus DSM 5350 genome and includes:
- a CDS encoding thioredoxin domain-containing protein translates to MNATERNRLEEEGSPYLRQHADNPVNWQPWDDDALAAARERDVPIFLSIGYSACHWCHVMEDESFEDEAVAERLNDDFVPIKVDREERPDLDRLYQTICGMVSGQGGWPLSVWLTPDGRPFYVGTYFPRDAKRGQPGFLDLLDSIAESWEDDREDVEGRADQWAGAMAGELEATPEQPGDPPGSDLLETAAQQAVESADREYGGFGRGQKFPQTGRLHLLMRAAERTGRAVFDEVARETLDAMADGGLRDHVGGGFHRYTTDREWTVPHFEKMLYDNAELVRAYLAGYRRTEAERYAEVARETLGFVERELHHPDGGFFSTLDAQSEDESGEHEEGAFYVWTPDEVHDAVDDEFAADLFCERYGVTETGNFEDGTTVLTLSADIEDLADEHDTTAEEIEAELERARETVFAARAERARPARDEKILAGWNGLMISAFAEAGLTLDARFADTAVTALDFIREHLWDDEEKRLQRRYKDEDVKIDGYLEDYAFLARGALNCYEATGDVDHLAFALDLARTIETEFWDSEEETLYFTPQTGESLVARPQELDDQSTPSSTGVAVDVLLALDHFTPDDRFEGIATTSLETHAKTVESSPLRRASLALAADRHAAGSLEWTVVSDGVPDAWRERIGRSYLPRRLLARRPPSDKELATWCDRLGLDDPPAIWADRDQRDGEPTAYVCRSFTCSPPQTDIEDALSWVERLASDTDADPESTPADDRSR
- a CDS encoding thioredoxin family protein encodes the protein MSLETMSPNPVWNPAGYEDAIDAVGEHADKLTVRVWGGDWCKDCRAILPDFAAALDEAGVPENRIEEYALDQDKQGELVAEYDIEYIPTVVIERDGEEVARFVEDEPEPPIVHLAEQLDAPEPTN